The following coding sequences lie in one Miscanthus floridulus cultivar M001 chromosome 9, ASM1932011v1, whole genome shotgun sequence genomic window:
- the LOC136480922 gene encoding uncharacterized protein: MKDYLIWTKHGEGSSAPYTTRNPTNIDADGPDMLVDGFQFVHETQQPDTDGPDHGFAGGNEAVRTHVMPNNMAAEDAEFLEAMLRHHAEDPSMFFMKGMEALMKAAEEPLYDESKGCTKEFTTLRSVLKLLVCKARYGLSDAGFDAFLSIIADMLPKENKVPANTYYAKKLISPLTMGVEKIHACRNHCILYRGADYKDLDICPKCGASRYKTNKDYREEECAASVCKGKRKRTQQKTQKSSSKPTCKEKEEDYYAQKKIPALVMWYLPVVDRLRCFEPPVEMYFHKRFTSNRLCCGPISTGPQRRRC; the protein is encoded by the exons ATGAAGGATTACTTGATTTGGACAAAGCATGGAGAGGGTAGCTCTGCGCCTTATACAACTAGAAACCCTACGAACATCGACGCCGATGGTCCAGATATGCTTGTTGACGGGTTTCAGTTCGTACACGAGACACAACAACCTGACACCGATGGTCCTGATCATGGTTTCGCTGGAGGAAATGAAGCCGTCAGAACTCATGTGATGCCAAATAATATGGCTGCGGAAGACGCAGAATTCCTAGAGGCAATGTTGCGTCATCATGCGGAAGATCCATCAATGTTCTTCATGAAAGGTATGGAGGCCCTGATGAAGGCAGCAGAAGAGCCTTTGTACGATGAGTCTAAGGGTTGTACCAAAGAGTTCACGACGCTGCGGTCTGTGCTAAAGTTGTTGGTGTGCAAAGCTAGGTATGGTCTTTCTGATGCTGGCTTCGATGCGTTCTTGAGTATTATCGCAGACATGCTTCCAAAGGAGAACAAAGTGCCTGCTAACACGTACTATGCAAAGAAGCTAATCAGTCCACTGACGATGGGTGTTGAGAAGATCCACGCGTGTAGAAATCACTGTATCCTATATCGAGGTGCTGATTATAAGGACTTGGACATCTGTCCAAAGTGTGGTGCAAGTAGATACAAGACGAATAAAGACTACAGAGAGGAAGAGTGTGCTGCTTCTGTGTGTAAAGGAAAGAGGAAGAGGACCCAACAGAAGACCCAGAAGAGTAGTTCAAAACCCacctgcaaagaaaaagaagaagactaTTATGCGCAGAAAAAGATTCCTGCTTTGGTGATGTGGTACCTGCCTGTGGTCGATCGATTGAGGTGTTT TGAGCCGCCTGTGGAAATGTATTTCCACAAGCGGTTCACAAGCAACCGCCTGTGCTGTGGTCCCATTTCCACTGGCCCCCAGCGCAGGCGGTGCTAG